A genome region from Pithys albifrons albifrons isolate INPA30051 chromosome 24, PitAlb_v1, whole genome shotgun sequence includes the following:
- the LOC139682278 gene encoding putative per-hexamer repeat protein 5, which produces MGATSPSPRPCAGGRGDTAARSGGGGDGGGPGGGGSAGGGGRGRRRVPPAPSGAGPGGSGGAGREEAAAARPGCPRAAWSRRLPRCSCRARSILPSFLPSPGSPAGPGTGIATGTGSGTATVIRITTGIATGTESGTATGIGTSTGTDIRIGINTGTGSRIDIDTTTGISVDTGIPTNPGTGISTSTNPGTNISTDTNTGTGSGSGTGTILGTNINIRAGIALGTSPAPSRSHGACARGHLGDSWLIPTVIPRGTQVRGDPSRSNPCALWGPSAGLGAEQDPGHGRHAAPGQAGGCPG; this is translated from the exons ATGGGTGCCACATCCCCCTCCCCACGTCCCTGCGCGGGGGGACGCGGGGACACAGCAGCCCGAAGTGGGGGGGGAGGCGAtgggggcggccccggcggcggggggagcgcggggggcggcgggcggggccggcggaGGGTCCCCCCCGcgccgagcggggccgggccgggcgggagcggcggcgctgggcgggaggaggcggcggcggctcgGCCCGGGTGCCCCAGGGCCGCCTGGAGCCGGAGGCTTCCCCGCTGCTCCTGCCGAGCGCGGagcatccttccttccttccttccttccccgGGCAGCCCGGCTGGACCCGGCACCGGCATCGCTACCGGCACCGGGAGCGGAACCGCCACCGTTATCAGAATCACCACCGGCATCGCTACCGGCACCGAGAGCGGAACCGCCACCGGCATCGGCACCAGCACCGGCACTGACATCAGAATCGGCATCAACACCGGCACCGGCAGCAGGATCGACATCGATACCACCACCGGCATCAGCGTCGACACGGGCATCCCCACCAACCCCGGCACTGGCATCAGCACCAGCACCAACCCCGGCACCAACATCAGCACCGACACCAACACAGGCaccggcagcggcagcggcacCGGCACCATCCTCGGTACCAACATCAACATCCGCGCCGGCATCGCCCTTGGCACCAG CCCGGCCCCGTCCCGCTCACACGGCGCCTGTGCCCGAGGGCACTTGGGGGACTCTTGGCTCATCCCCACGGTGATTCCCAGAGGGACACAG GTCAGAGGGGACCCTTCCAGGAGtaatccctgtgccctgtggggTCCCTCAGCaggcctgggagcagagcaggaccctGGGCACGGGCGACACGCGGcaccaggccaggctggagggtgCCCG GGTTAA